From Pseudomonas vanderleydeniana, the proteins below share one genomic window:
- the topA gene encoding type I DNA topoisomerase, whose amino-acid sequence MGKSLVIVESPAKAKTINKYLGTQYVVKSSIGHIRDLPTSGSASATKEPAAKRGKAAASEAPALSAKEKARKQLVSRMGVDPDHGWKARYEILPGKEKVIEELRRLAKDADTIYLATDLDREGEAIAWHLREAIGGDDSRYKRVVFNEITKKAIQEAFSAPGELDIDRVNAQQARRFLDRVVGYMVSPLLWAKIARGLSAGRVQSVAVKLVVEREREIRAFIPEEYWEVHAGLGTTKGAKVRFEVARENGEAFKPLNEAQAMAALEKLKASAYTIAKREDKPTSSKPSAPFITSTLQQAASNRLGFGVKKTMMMAQRLYEAGYITYMRTDSTNLSADAVAMARTYIEGEFGAKYLPSAPNVYSSKEGAQEAHEAIRPSDVNTDPSKLSGMERDAERLYELIWRQFVACQMLPAQYLSTTVSVAAGDFELRAKGRILKFDGYTRVLPQLSKPGDDDVLPDMAQGEVLKLIQLDPSQHFTKPPARYSEASLVKEMEKRGIGRPSTYAAIISTIQDRGYVALHNRRFYSEKMGDIVTERLAESFSNLMDYGFTADMEENLDDVAQGERDWKNVLDEFYGDFKKKLEVAEGAENGMRANQPVMTDIPCQTCGRPMQIRTASTGVFLGCSGYSLPPKERCKATVNLVPGDEIAADDEGESESLVLRGKHRCPICSTAMDAYLLDEKRKLHICGNNPDCAGYEIEEGNYRIKGYEGPSLECDKCGSEMQLKTGRFGKFFGCTNPTCKNTRKLLRSGDAAPPKMDPVKMPELKCEKVDDTYILRDGASGLFLAASQFPKNRETRAPLVLEIVPHKDEIDPKYHFLCEAPQKDPDGRPAVIRYSRKTKEQYVQTEVDGKPTGWKAFYDSGKWKVEDKRQGA is encoded by the coding sequence ATGGGCAAATCGCTGGTCATTGTGGAATCCCCGGCTAAGGCCAAGACCATCAACAAGTATCTGGGAACCCAGTACGTGGTGAAGTCGAGTATCGGCCATATCCGAGACCTGCCCACCAGCGGTTCGGCCAGTGCCACCAAGGAACCCGCTGCCAAGCGCGGCAAGGCTGCGGCCAGCGAGGCGCCTGCGCTCTCGGCGAAGGAGAAGGCCCGCAAGCAGCTGGTGTCGCGCATGGGCGTCGACCCGGATCATGGCTGGAAAGCCCGCTACGAGATCCTTCCTGGCAAGGAGAAGGTGATCGAGGAGCTGCGCCGACTGGCCAAGGATGCCGACACCATCTATCTCGCAACCGACTTGGATCGCGAGGGGGAAGCCATTGCCTGGCACCTGCGCGAAGCCATCGGCGGGGACGACAGCCGCTACAAGCGCGTGGTGTTCAACGAAATCACCAAGAAGGCGATCCAGGAGGCCTTCTCGGCGCCTGGCGAGCTGGACATCGACCGCGTCAATGCCCAGCAGGCCCGTCGCTTCCTCGATCGCGTGGTTGGCTACATGGTCTCGCCGCTGCTGTGGGCGAAGATCGCCCGTGGCCTGTCCGCCGGTCGCGTGCAGTCGGTGGCGGTGAAGCTGGTGGTCGAGCGTGAACGTGAGATTCGCGCGTTCATCCCGGAAGAGTACTGGGAAGTGCATGCCGGCCTGGGCACGACCAAGGGCGCCAAGGTGCGCTTCGAGGTGGCGCGGGAGAACGGCGAGGCCTTCAAGCCGCTGAACGAAGCCCAGGCCATGGCGGCGCTGGAGAAGCTCAAGGCCTCGGCCTACACCATCGCCAAGCGTGAAGACAAGCCGACCAGCAGCAAGCCTTCGGCTCCGTTCATTACCTCCACTCTGCAGCAGGCCGCGAGCAACCGCCTGGGCTTCGGGGTGAAGAAGACCATGATGATGGCCCAGCGTCTGTACGAAGCGGGCTACATCACCTACATGCGTACCGACTCCACCAACCTCTCGGCAGACGCCGTGGCGATGGCGCGGACCTATATCGAGGGCGAGTTCGGCGCGAAATACCTGCCGTCCGCACCGAACGTCTACAGCAGCAAGGAAGGTGCCCAGGAGGCGCACGAGGCGATCCGGCCTTCGGACGTCAACACTGACCCGAGCAAGCTCTCGGGCATGGAGCGTGACGCCGAGCGCCTGTACGAGCTGATCTGGCGCCAGTTCGTCGCTTGCCAGATGCTGCCGGCGCAGTACCTGTCGACCACTGTCAGCGTCGCCGCTGGCGACTTCGAGCTGCGTGCCAAGGGTCGCATCCTCAAGTTCGACGGCTACACCCGGGTTCTGCCACAGCTGAGCAAGCCGGGCGACGATGATGTCCTGCCGGACATGGCCCAGGGCGAAGTGCTGAAGCTGATCCAGCTCGACCCGAGCCAGCACTTCACCAAGCCGCCGGCGCGTTACTCCGAAGCCAGCCTGGTCAAGGAAATGGAGAAGCGTGGTATCGGTCGTCCTTCGACCTATGCGGCGATCATTTCCACCATCCAGGATCGCGGCTACGTGGCGTTGCACAATCGTCGCTTCTACTCCGAGAAGATGGGCGACATCGTTACTGAGCGCCTGGCGGAAAGCTTCTCGAACCTGATGGACTACGGGTTCACCGCGGACATGGAGGAGAACCTCGACGACGTGGCCCAGGGCGAGCGTGACTGGAAGAACGTGCTCGACGAATTCTACGGCGACTTCAAGAAGAAGCTGGAAGTGGCCGAGGGTGCGGAAAACGGCATGCGTGCCAACCAGCCGGTCATGACCGATATCCCATGCCAGACCTGCGGCCGGCCGATGCAGATCCGTACCGCCTCGACCGGTGTGTTCCTCGGTTGCTCGGGCTACAGCCTGCCACCGAAAGAACGCTGCAAGGCAACCGTCAACCTGGTGCCGGGCGACGAAATCGCCGCGGACGACGAGGGTGAGTCGGAATCGCTGGTGTTGCGTGGCAAGCATCGCTGCCCGATCTGCAGCACCGCGATGGACGCCTACCTGCTGGACGAGAAGCGCAAGCTGCACATCTGTGGCAACAACCCGGATTGCGCCGGCTACGAGATCGAGGAAGGCAACTACCGGATCAAGGGTTACGAAGGGCCGAGCCTGGAGTGCGACAAGTGCGGTAGCGAGATGCAGCTCAAGACCGGCCGTTTCGGCAAGTTCTTCGGTTGCACCAACCCGACCTGCAAGAACACGCGTAAGCTGCTCAGAAGCGGTGATGCGGCGCCGCCGAAAATGGACCCGGTGAAGATGCCGGAGCTCAAGTGCGAGAAGGTCGACGACACCTACATCCTGCGGGATGGTGCCTCGGGCCTGTTCCTGGCCGCGAGCCAGTTCCCGAAAAATCGCGAGACCCGTGCGCCACTGGTGCTCGAAATCGTCCCGCACAAGGATGAAATCGATCCGAAGTACCACTTCCTCTGCGAAGCGCCGCAGAAGGACCCGGACGGCCGTCCAGCGGTGATCCGCTACAGCCGCAAGACCAAGGAGCAGTACGTGCAGACCGAGGTCGATGGCAAGCCGACGGGCTGGAAGGCGTTCTACGACAGCGGCAAGTGGAAGGTGGAAGACAAGCGTCAGGGTGCCTGA
- a CDS encoding universal stress protein: MPYNHILVAVDLTEECDPVIHRARELSASNNAKLSLVHIVEPMAMAFGGDVPMDLSQLQQQQFDQAKERLERLINKYPEISKDTCHLTYGQPRQEIHHLAKEQHCDLIVVGSHGRHGLALLLGSTANDVLHGASCDVLAVRLQTKN, from the coding sequence ATGCCCTACAACCACATTCTGGTTGCCGTCGACCTGACGGAAGAGTGCGACCCGGTCATTCACCGCGCACGCGAACTGTCGGCCAGCAACAACGCCAAGCTCTCGCTGGTCCACATCGTCGAGCCCATGGCCATGGCCTTTGGCGGCGACGTCCCGATGGACCTGTCCCAATTGCAACAGCAGCAGTTCGACCAGGCCAAGGAGCGCCTGGAACGGCTGATCAACAAATACCCTGAAATTTCCAAGGACACCTGCCACCTGACCTACGGCCAGCCGCGCCAGGAAATTCACCATCTGGCCAAGGAACAGCACTGTGACCTGATCGTGGTCGGCAGCCACGGACGCCATGGCCTGGCCCTGCTGCTCGGATCCACTGCCAACGACGTCCTGCACGGCGCCTCCTGCGACGTCCTCGCGGTACGCCTCCAGACCAAAAACTGA
- a CDS encoding DUF1653 domain-containing protein, with the protein MTLQPGLYQHYKGPQYRVFSVARHSETEEEVVFYQALYGEYGFWVRPLSMFLESVEVDGERVPRFALVQAEPSVFSKA; encoded by the coding sequence ATGACTTTGCAACCCGGGCTCTATCAGCATTACAAGGGGCCGCAGTACCGCGTTTTCAGCGTGGCACGGCATTCCGAGACCGAGGAAGAGGTGGTGTTCTACCAGGCGCTGTATGGCGAATACGGCTTTTGGGTACGGCCCTTGAGCATGTTCCTGGAGTCGGTCGAGGTTGACGGCGAACGGGTCCCACGCTTTGCTTTGGTGCAGGCCGAGCCGAGTGTTTTTTCCAAGGCTTGA
- the sulA gene encoding SOS-induced cell division inhibitor SulA, translated as MQFPQTPQHAQLPLFEAFMMQPLAPVLKDVVETPWSTEPEAFSELSLRGGNCLSLLAPILRELSQDQDARWLTLIAPPASVTQAWLREAGLNRERILLLQPSSAQNAQQLACEALRLGRSHTVVSWLNPLSSSARQQLINAARKGDAHSLNIRLG; from the coding sequence ATGCAATTTCCGCAAACTCCACAACATGCACAGCTGCCCTTGTTCGAAGCGTTCATGATGCAGCCGCTGGCCCCGGTCCTGAAGGACGTGGTCGAAACACCCTGGAGCACCGAGCCCGAGGCCTTTAGCGAGTTGTCGTTGCGCGGCGGGAATTGCCTGAGCCTGCTGGCCCCGATCCTGCGCGAACTGAGCCAGGACCAGGACGCCCGCTGGCTGACCCTGATCGCCCCACCCGCCAGCGTCACCCAGGCCTGGCTGCGCGAAGCCGGCCTGAACCGCGAGCGAATTCTGCTCCTGCAACCCAGCAGCGCCCAGAATGCCCAGCAACTAGCCTGTGAGGCCTTGCGCCTGGGGCGCAGCCATACCGTGGTCAGTTGGTTGAATCCGCTGAGCAGCAGCGCTCGCCAACAATTGATCAACGCCGCACGCAAGGGCGACGCACACAGCCTGAATATTCGCTTGGGTTGA
- a CDS encoding DUF6586 family protein, which produces MANELYTRTNQKIFYAGLALEALGKAEESRAMNALALTQAEREAAVFHLYGALLGLCHEIAGFYRLPQASAPRAELLLTREVLESIAIPEMAELVELAHSPQTWLARLIAAHSALYLPPLAPRKPKGDVLQPLIEAVSLDEEAAPELGREELESWRQNLKALAIRFRDGLSEC; this is translated from the coding sequence ATGGCCAACGAACTCTATACCCGTACCAACCAGAAGATCTTCTACGCCGGCCTGGCCCTGGAAGCCCTTGGCAAGGCCGAGGAGAGCCGGGCGATGAACGCGCTGGCGCTGACCCAGGCCGAGCGTGAAGCCGCGGTATTTCATCTCTATGGCGCCTTGCTCGGGCTGTGTCATGAGATCGCCGGCTTCTATCGTCTGCCTCAGGCCAGCGCGCCGCGCGCCGAGTTGTTGCTGACCCGGGAAGTGCTGGAGTCCATCGCCATTCCGGAAATGGCCGAGCTGGTAGAGCTGGCCCACAGCCCGCAAACCTGGCTGGCGCGGCTGATCGCTGCCCACTCTGCGCTCTATCTGCCACCGCTGGCGCCGCGCAAACCCAAGGGCGATGTGTTGCAGCCGCTGATCGAGGCAGTCAGCCTGGATGAAGAGGCGGCACCGGAGCTGGGCCGTGAAGAGTTGGAAAGCTGGCGGCAGAACCTCAAGGCGCTGGCGATTCGCTTCCGGGATGGGCTCAGCGAGTGCTGA
- the fadA gene encoding acetyl-CoA C-acyltransferase FadA has protein sequence MSLNPRDVVIVDFGRTPMGRSKGGMHRNTRAEDMSAHLISKLLERNTKVDPNEVEDVIWGCVNQTLEQGWNIARMASLMTQIPHTAAGQTVSRLCGSSMSALHTAAQAIMTGNGDVFVVGGVEHMGHVGMMHGVDPNPHLSLYAAKASGMMGLTAEMLGKMHGITREAQDAFGVRSHQLAHKATVEGKFKDEIIPMQGYDEAGFLKVFDYDETIRPETNLESLAALKPAFNPKGGTVTAGTSSQITDGASCMIVMSAQRAQDLGIQPLAVIRSMAVAGVDPAIMGYGPVPATQKALKRAGLSISDIDFFELNEAFAAQALPVLKDLKVLDKMDEKVNLHGGAIALGHPFGCSGARISGTLLNVMKQNGGTFGVSTMCIGLGQGIATVFERV, from the coding sequence ATGAGCTTGAATCCTAGAGACGTCGTGATTGTCGACTTCGGTCGTACTCCGATGGGCCGCTCCAAGGGCGGCATGCACCGCAATACCCGTGCCGAGGACATGTCCGCGCACCTGATCAGCAAGCTGCTGGAGCGCAACACCAAGGTCGACCCGAACGAGGTCGAGGACGTGATCTGGGGCTGCGTGAACCAGACCCTGGAGCAGGGCTGGAACATCGCGCGCATGGCCTCGCTGATGACCCAGATCCCGCACACCGCTGCCGGCCAGACCGTCAGCCGCCTGTGTGGCTCGTCGATGAGCGCACTGCACACCGCCGCCCAGGCGATCATGACCGGCAATGGTGACGTTTTCGTCGTTGGCGGCGTCGAGCATATGGGCCACGTGGGCATGATGCATGGTGTCGATCCGAACCCGCACCTGTCGCTGTACGCGGCGAAGGCTTCGGGCATGATGGGGCTGACCGCCGAGATGCTCGGCAAGATGCACGGCATCACCCGTGAGGCTCAGGACGCCTTTGGCGTGCGTTCCCACCAGCTCGCCCACAAGGCGACCGTGGAAGGCAAGTTCAAGGACGAGATCATCCCGATGCAGGGTTATGACGAGGCTGGCTTCCTGAAGGTCTTCGACTACGACGAGACCATTCGCCCGGAAACCAACCTGGAAAGCCTGGCGGCGTTGAAGCCGGCATTCAACCCCAAGGGGGGGACCGTGACCGCGGGTACTTCGTCGCAGATCACCGATGGTGCCTCGTGCATGATCGTGATGTCGGCGCAGCGTGCGCAGGACCTGGGTATCCAGCCGCTGGCGGTGATCCGTTCGATGGCGGTGGCCGGTGTCGATCCGGCGATCATGGGTTATGGTCCCGTGCCAGCGACCCAGAAAGCCCTCAAGCGTGCCGGGCTGTCGATCTCCGACATCGACTTCTTCGAGCTCAACGAAGCCTTCGCCGCACAGGCCCTGCCAGTGCTGAAGGACTTGAAAGTGCTCGACAAGATGGACGAGAAGGTTAACCTGCACGGCGGTGCCATCGCCCTGGGTCACCCGTTCGGTTGCTCGGGTGCACGGATTTCCGGCACCCTGCTGAACGTGATGAAACAGAACGGCGGCACTTTCGGGGTGTCCACCATGTGTATCGGCCTCGGCCAGGGCATTGCCACCGTCTTCGAACGCGTCTGA
- the fadB gene encoding fatty acid oxidation complex subunit alpha FadB: MIYEGKAITVKALESGIVELKFDLKGESVNKFNRLTLNELRQAVDTLKADASVKGVIVSSGKDVFIVGADITEFVDNFKLPDAELVAGNLEANRIFSDFEDLAVPTVVAINGIALGGGLEMCLAADLRVMSSSAKIGLPEVKLGIYPGFGGTVRLPRLIGVDNAIEWIAAGKENRAEDALKVGAVDAVVAPEQLQQAALDLVKRAISGEIDYKAKRQPKLDKLKLNAIEQMMAFETAKGFVAGQAGPNYPAPVEAIKTIQKAANFGRDKALEIEAAGFVKLAKTSAAESLIGLFLNDQELKKKAKAYDEIAKDVKQAAVLGAGIMGGGIAYQSASKGTPILMKDINEHGIEQGLAEAAKLLVGRVDKGRMTAAKMAEVLNGIRPTLSYGDFGHVDLVVEAVVENPKVKQAVLAEVEAQVKEDAVLASNTSTISISLLAKALKRPENFVGMHFFNPVHMMPLVEVIRGEKSSEQAIATTVAYAKKMGKNPIVVNDCPGFLVNRILFPYFGGFAKLVSAGVDFVRIDKIMEKFGWPMGPAYLMDVVGIDTGHHGRDVMAEGFPDRMKDDRRSAVDALYDAKRLGQKNGKGFYAYETDKRGKQKKVADPSVLEVLKPIVYEQREVTDEDIINWMMIPLCLETVRCLEDGIVATAAEADMGLVYGIGFPPFRGGALRYIDSIGVAEFVALADQYADLGALYHPTAKLREMAKNGQRFFG; the protein is encoded by the coding sequence ATGATTTACGAAGGTAAAGCCATCACGGTTAAGGCTCTTGAAAGTGGCATCGTCGAACTGAAGTTCGATCTCAAGGGTGAGTCCGTCAACAAGTTCAACCGTCTCACCCTGAACGAACTGCGTCAGGCGGTGGATACCCTCAAGGCCGATGCCTCGGTCAAGGGTGTCATCGTCAGCAGCGGCAAGGACGTGTTCATCGTCGGTGCCGACATCACTGAATTCGTCGACAACTTCAAGTTGCCTGATGCCGAGCTCGTGGCCGGTAACCTCGAAGCCAACAGGATCTTCAGCGATTTCGAAGACCTGGCCGTTCCGACCGTTGTCGCGATCAACGGCATCGCCCTGGGCGGTGGTCTGGAAATGTGCCTGGCCGCGGACCTGCGGGTCATGTCGAGCAGCGCCAAGATCGGCCTGCCGGAAGTCAAGCTGGGCATCTACCCGGGCTTCGGCGGCACCGTCCGCCTGCCACGCCTGATCGGTGTGGACAACGCCATCGAGTGGATCGCCGCCGGCAAGGAAAACCGTGCCGAAGACGCACTGAAAGTCGGCGCCGTCGACGCCGTGGTTGCCCCCGAGCAACTGCAGCAGGCCGCCCTAGACCTGGTCAAGCGCGCCATTTCCGGCGAGATCGACTACAAGGCCAAGCGCCAGCCGAAGCTGGACAAGCTCAAGCTCAACGCCATCGAGCAGATGATGGCCTTCGAGACCGCCAAGGGCTTCGTGGCCGGGCAGGCGGGTCCCAACTACCCGGCGCCGGTCGAGGCGATCAAGACCATCCAGAAGGCCGCCAACTTCGGTCGTGACAAGGCCCTGGAAATCGAAGCCGCCGGCTTCGTGAAACTGGCCAAGACCTCGGCTGCCGAAAGCCTGATCGGTCTGTTCCTGAACGACCAGGAACTGAAGAAGAAGGCCAAGGCCTACGACGAAATCGCCAAGGACGTGAAGCAGGCCGCCGTACTCGGCGCTGGCATCATGGGTGGCGGCATCGCCTACCAGTCGGCGTCCAAGGGCACGCCGATCCTGATGAAGGACATCAACGAACACGGTATCGAGCAGGGCCTGGCCGAAGCCGCCAAGCTGCTGGTCGGTCGCGTCGACAAGGGCCGCATGACCGCGGCGAAGATGGCCGAAGTGCTCAATGGCATTCGTCCGACCCTGTCCTACGGTGACTTCGGCCACGTCGACCTGGTGGTCGAGGCGGTCGTCGAGAACCCGAAGGTCAAGCAGGCAGTCCTGGCGGAAGTGGAAGCCCAGGTCAAGGAAGATGCCGTGCTGGCATCCAACACCTCGACCATTTCCATCAGTCTGCTGGCCAAGGCCCTCAAGCGTCCGGAAAACTTCGTCGGCATGCACTTCTTCAACCCCGTGCACATGATGCCGCTGGTGGAAGTGATCCGTGGCGAGAAGTCCAGCGAACAGGCGATCGCCACCACCGTGGCCTACGCCAAGAAGATGGGCAAGAACCCGATCGTGGTCAACGACTGCCCCGGCTTCCTGGTCAACCGTATCCTGTTCCCGTACTTCGGCGGTTTCGCCAAGCTGGTCAGTGCCGGTGTGGACTTCGTTCGTATCGACAAGATCATGGAGAAGTTCGGCTGGCCGATGGGCCCGGCGTACCTGATGGACGTGGTCGGCATCGACACCGGTCACCATGGTCGCGACGTGATGGCCGAAGGCTTCCCGGATCGCATGAAGGACGACCGTCGTTCGGCTGTCGATGCCTTGTACGACGCCAAGCGCCTGGGCCAGAAGAATGGCAAGGGCTTCTACGCCTACGAGACCGACAAGCGTGGCAAGCAGAAGAAGGTCGCCGATCCGTCGGTGCTGGAAGTGCTCAAGCCGATCGTCTACGAGCAGCGTGAAGTGACCGACGAGGACATCATCAACTGGATGATGATCCCACTGTGCCTGGAAACCGTGCGCTGCCTGGAAGACGGCATCGTCGCCACTGCGGCCGAGGCCGACATGGGCCTGGTCTACGGCATCGGTTTCCCTCCCTTCCGTGGCGGTGCGCTGCGCTACATCGACTCGATCGGTGTGGCCGAGTTCGTTGCCCTGGCTGACCAGTACGCCGATCTGGGCGCGCTGTACCACCCGACCGCGAAACTGCGTGAAATGGCCAAGAACGGCCAGCGGTTCTTCGGTTAA